Proteins encoded together in one Euwallacea similis isolate ESF13 chromosome 12, ESF131.1, whole genome shotgun sequence window:
- the LOC136412624 gene encoding uncharacterized protein isoform X1, translating to MRFLYAALFIWILCLSQFIQGLPLDTSLSRNESNAKSAFGQPFDEVIVESTLNVKRKASPGRQSRSGQLKRTKRQYHNHPHRSRNPIPFKGSSGATALAQAQSHEAKNPFGAFGGSASGSQSQSFNFGPNGPLFSASFAGAQQYKLPNGQVLNVSFGNAIGGTGTSNANGVSVSFTEGKS from the exons atgagatttttataTGCAGCTTTATTTATCTGGATTTTGTGTTTGAGTCAGTTCATTCAGGGACTACCGCTGGATACGTCGCTGAGTAGGAACGAATCCAACGCTAAAT CGGCATTCGGTCAACCTTTTGATGAAGTAATTGTTGAGTCAACGCTTAATGTTAAAAGGAAAGCGAGTCCCGGCAGGCAATCTAGAAGTGGTCAACTGAAGAGGACAAAGAGACAATATCAtaa CCACCCTCATCGTTCGCGAAATCCCATCCCATTTAAGGGTTCGTCGGGGGCTACAGCATTGGCTCAAGCTCAATCACATGAAGCCAAAAACCCATTTGGAGCATTTGGAGGTTCcg CTTCAGGTAGCCAAAGCCAGTCTTTTAACTTTGGACCTAATGGGCCACTATTTTCTGCCAGTTTCGCTGGAGCACAACAATACAAGTTGCCCAATGGTCAAGTTTTGAATGTGTCTTTCGGAAATGCTATTGGTGGGACTG GGACGAGTAATGCAAACGGAGTCTCTGTTTCCTTTACTGAAGGGAAATCATGA
- the LOC136412624 gene encoding uncharacterized protein isoform X3 encodes MRFLYAALFIWILCLSQFIQGLPLDTSLSRNESNAKSAFGQPFDEVIVESTLNVKRKASPGRQSRSGQLKRTKRQYHKTFSLIIPASGSQSQSFNFGPNGPLFSASFAGAQQYKLPNGQVLNVSFGNAIGGTGTSNANGVSVSFTEGKS; translated from the exons atgagatttttataTGCAGCTTTATTTATCTGGATTTTGTGTTTGAGTCAGTTCATTCAGGGACTACCGCTGGATACGTCGCTGAGTAGGAACGAATCCAACGCTAAAT CGGCATTCGGTCAACCTTTTGATGAAGTAATTGTTGAGTCAACGCTTAATGTTAAAAGGAAAGCGAGTCCCGGCAGGCAATCTAGAAGTGGTCAACTGAAGAGGACAAAGAGACAATATCAtaa GACCTTCTCTTTGATTATTCCAGCTTCAGGTAGCCAAAGCCAGTCTTTTAACTTTGGACCTAATGGGCCACTATTTTCTGCCAGTTTCGCTGGAGCACAACAATACAAGTTGCCCAATGGTCAAGTTTTGAATGTGTCTTTCGGAAATGCTATTGGTGGGACTG GGACGAGTAATGCAAACGGAGTCTCTGTTTCCTTTACTGAAGGGAAATCATGA
- the LOC136412624 gene encoding uncharacterized protein isoform X2, whose translation MRFLYAALFIWILCLSQFIQGLPLDTSLSRNESNAKSAFGQPFDEVIVESTLNVKRKASPGRQSRSGQLKRTKRQYHNHPHRSRNPIPFKGSSGATALAQAQSHEAKNPFGAFGGSGSQSQSFNFGPNGPLFSASFAGAQQYKLPNGQVLNVSFGNAIGGTGTSNANGVSVSFTEGKS comes from the exons atgagatttttataTGCAGCTTTATTTATCTGGATTTTGTGTTTGAGTCAGTTCATTCAGGGACTACCGCTGGATACGTCGCTGAGTAGGAACGAATCCAACGCTAAAT CGGCATTCGGTCAACCTTTTGATGAAGTAATTGTTGAGTCAACGCTTAATGTTAAAAGGAAAGCGAGTCCCGGCAGGCAATCTAGAAGTGGTCAACTGAAGAGGACAAAGAGACAATATCAtaa CCACCCTCATCGTTCGCGAAATCCCATCCCATTTAAGGGTTCGTCGGGGGCTACAGCATTGGCTCAAGCTCAATCACATGAAGCCAAAAACCCATTTGGAGCATTTGGAGGTTCcg GTAGCCAAAGCCAGTCTTTTAACTTTGGACCTAATGGGCCACTATTTTCTGCCAGTTTCGCTGGAGCACAACAATACAAGTTGCCCAATGGTCAAGTTTTGAATGTGTCTTTCGGAAATGCTATTGGTGGGACTG GGACGAGTAATGCAAACGGAGTCTCTGTTTCCTTTACTGAAGGGAAATCATGA